From Amycolatopsis sp. YIM 10, the proteins below share one genomic window:
- a CDS encoding QsdR family transcriptional regulator → MTAPEDLVRLAARKLARGERLDLGALAAEAGISRATLFRRVGNREDLLGDALWQMSERTLARAVRRWDETEGPVVRDADGRLRCLTVMGWYRSDVATSRGLHVLLDNEPTTAIRVLTDPHGRVQPRVIAAYRELLARDVADGGFTPVVDLDSLSFALVRLGESFLYSDVVAAGKPNLEAAAKLLGVLVEGAPVAVR, encoded by the coding sequence GTGACCGCACCCGAGGACCTCGTCCGCCTGGCCGCGCGCAAGCTGGCACGCGGGGAACGGCTGGACCTTGGCGCGCTCGCCGCCGAGGCGGGCATCTCCAGGGCCACCCTGTTCCGCCGCGTCGGCAATCGCGAGGACCTGCTCGGCGACGCGCTCTGGCAGATGTCCGAGCGCACGCTGGCCAGGGCGGTCCGCCGCTGGGACGAGACCGAGGGCCCGGTGGTGCGCGACGCCGACGGCCGCCTGCGCTGCCTGACCGTGATGGGCTGGTACCGGTCCGACGTGGCCACCTCGCGCGGGCTGCACGTGCTGCTGGACAACGAGCCGACCACCGCGATCCGGGTGCTCACCGACCCGCACGGCCGGGTGCAGCCCAGGGTGATCGCCGCCTACCGCGAGCTGCTCGCCCGCGACGTCGCCGACGGCGGGTTCACCCCGGTGGTCGACCTCGACTCGCTCAGCTTCGCGTTGGTGCGTCTGGGCGAATCCTTCCTCTACTCGGACGTGGTCGCGGCCGGGAAGCCGAACCTGGAAGCGGCGGCCAAGCTGCTGGGAGTCCTCGTCGAGGGGGCTCCGGTCGCGGTCCGGTAG
- a CDS encoding LuxR family transcriptional regulator has protein sequence MTGPLGREPELAVLGDLLAAGNGVVRFTGAPGIGKTRLVDHAAAAGLRQLGAAGSPAERSLRFGALHRFLQPVADLPGCPEAVRSAAGRGGPEPGDFQLCTAFHRLLAGLGPVLCWADDTQWWDEASLAVLAFAARRLDGLGVVMVFASGPGPSGPDPDPLDGLPTIRLAPLDDVAAASLLPPGLPPDERARLLALAGGNPRDLLELAESGGETLPEDGHQRAAYRRVFDGLSPGARQFVLLAASESPLSQAEFDRCGVRARDEALASGLLASPAVRATLREDAAPAMATALAEAAMRSGITEEAVHAFERAAELGEDGPQWLIPAARGAWELGHTTWARKLLRRAGDRLLQGEIELRDGEPAVAAHELLTAAETLPPAETSVALMLAGEARRISGDLRGFTAIAARTAQLARTSDAPQVRLAAAHTRGLAATFAGRHEEAIPALEEALRVAPGDVRSQVWAAEAALALGRTALAHEYAAAAVARARIDAVTTLPWALIHLGISAALLDRHRAAVAAATEGLAESGGQRTCAAENLTVLALSAARLGDTKAARKWLDEADLDRRSLGRPRAIAAWAEVCVDLATDRPAEALARFRTLSADTGHAQPAIAVLATPLLVEAAVRCEEPEYAVRGLRVLDGWAEATGSVQWRALAQRCHGLLARDPDTADKHFTTAVDLHRLARTPLELAKTQLCQAMRLRRDRRFRDARELLGDAARLFDRHGAEFWAGRARAEHRAAGGAPAEPADGDLPSLTPQQTQISLLVAGGKTNREIARRLVISHRTVDHHLRNIYTKLGVRSRVELAALLAKRATAPPGDGTGPGSVRFS, from the coding sequence ATGACCGGCCCGCTCGGGCGGGAGCCGGAACTGGCGGTGCTCGGTGACCTGCTGGCCGCGGGCAACGGCGTCGTGCGGTTCACCGGCGCGCCCGGCATCGGCAAGACGCGGCTGGTGGACCACGCCGCGGCGGCCGGGCTCCGGCAACTCGGCGCGGCCGGTTCCCCGGCCGAGCGATCACTGCGGTTCGGTGCCCTGCACCGGTTCCTGCAGCCGGTCGCCGACCTTCCCGGCTGTCCGGAGGCGGTGCGCTCCGCGGCGGGCCGTGGTGGGCCGGAACCGGGTGATTTCCAGTTGTGCACGGCGTTTCACCGCCTTCTCGCCGGTCTCGGGCCGGTGCTCTGCTGGGCCGACGACACGCAGTGGTGGGACGAGGCGTCGCTGGCGGTGCTGGCGTTCGCGGCCCGGCGACTGGACGGGCTGGGCGTGGTGATGGTCTTCGCGAGCGGGCCGGGACCGTCCGGTCCGGACCCGGACCCGCTCGACGGCCTGCCCACCATCCGCCTGGCCCCACTCGACGACGTCGCGGCGGCGAGCCTGCTCCCGCCGGGATTGCCGCCGGACGAGCGAGCCCGGTTGCTCGCGCTCGCCGGTGGCAATCCGCGGGATCTGCTGGAACTGGCGGAGTCGGGCGGGGAAACGCTGCCCGAGGACGGTCACCAGCGCGCCGCCTATCGCCGCGTCTTCGACGGGCTTTCCCCTGGCGCACGGCAGTTCGTGCTGCTGGCGGCGTCGGAGTCACCGCTGAGCCAAGCCGAATTCGACCGGTGCGGTGTCCGAGCCCGCGACGAAGCGCTCGCGTCGGGACTGCTCGCGAGCCCGGCGGTGCGCGCCACGCTCCGCGAGGACGCCGCGCCCGCGATGGCCACCGCGCTCGCCGAAGCGGCCATGCGGTCGGGAATCACCGAAGAAGCCGTGCACGCCTTCGAACGCGCGGCGGAACTCGGCGAGGACGGTCCACAGTGGCTGATCCCGGCCGCGCGCGGGGCCTGGGAACTCGGGCACACCACCTGGGCGCGGAAGTTGCTGCGCCGCGCCGGGGACCGGCTGTTGCAGGGTGAGATCGAACTGCGCGACGGCGAACCGGCCGTGGCCGCACACGAACTGCTGACAGCGGCGGAAACCCTGCCACCCGCCGAAACCTCGGTCGCGCTGATGCTGGCCGGGGAAGCCCGCCGGATCAGCGGTGACCTCCGGGGATTCACCGCCATCGCCGCGCGCACCGCCCAGTTGGCCCGTACCTCCGACGCGCCACAGGTCCGGCTCGCCGCGGCGCATACGCGCGGGCTGGCCGCGACGTTCGCCGGCCGGCACGAAGAAGCGATCCCGGCGCTGGAGGAAGCGCTGCGGGTCGCGCCCGGTGACGTGCGAAGCCAGGTCTGGGCGGCCGAAGCGGCGCTCGCGCTGGGCCGGACGGCGCTCGCGCACGAGTACGCGGCGGCCGCGGTGGCCCGTGCGCGGATCGACGCGGTGACCACGCTGCCATGGGCGCTGATCCATCTCGGCATCTCCGCGGCGCTGCTCGACCGGCACCGCGCCGCCGTCGCCGCGGCCACCGAGGGACTGGCCGAAAGCGGTGGCCAGCGCACCTGCGCCGCGGAGAACCTGACCGTGCTGGCGCTGTCCGCCGCCCGGCTCGGTGACACCAAGGCCGCGCGGAAATGGCTCGACGAAGCCGATCTCGACCGCCGGTCGCTCGGCCGCCCGCGCGCGATCGCCGCGTGGGCCGAGGTGTGCGTCGACCTCGCCACCGACCGGCCCGCCGAAGCGCTGGCCCGGTTCCGCACGCTGTCCGCCGACACCGGGCACGCGCAACCGGCGATCGCCGTGCTCGCCACCCCGCTGCTGGTCGAGGCGGCGGTGCGCTGCGAGGAACCGGAGTACGCGGTGCGCGGGCTGCGCGTGCTCGACGGCTGGGCCGAAGCCACCGGCAGCGTGCAGTGGCGGGCGCTGGCCCAGCGGTGCCACGGCCTGCTCGCCCGCGACCCGGACACCGCCGACAAGCACTTCACCACCGCGGTGGATCTGCACCGGCTCGCCCGCACCCCGCTCGAACTGGCGAAAACCCAGCTGTGCCAGGCGATGCGCCTGCGCCGGGACCGCCGGTTCCGCGACGCGCGCGAACTGCTCGGCGACGCGGCCCGCCTGTTCGACCGGCACGGCGCCGAGTTCTGGGCCGGGCGCGCCCGCGCCGAACACCGCGCGGCCGGCGGTGCCCCGGCCGAACCGGCCGACGGCGACCTGCCCTCGCTCACCCCGCAGCAGACCCAGATCTCGCTGCTGGTCGCCGGCGGCAAGACCAATCGCGAGATCGCGCGGCGGCTGGTGATCAGCCACCGCACGGTCGACCACCACCTGCGCAACATCTACACCAAGCTCGGCGTCCGTTCCCGCGTCGAACTCGCCGCGCTGCTGGCGAAACGGGCCACGGCACCGCCGGGCGACGGCACCGGGCCCGGCTCGGTCAGGTTTTCATGA
- a CDS encoding MFS transporter yields MGRTEALVRRRWAVLAILCASLLLVSIDATVLHMALPAIAEDLRPDATEQLWIIAVYSLLAAPLLLAFGTLGDHYGRRRVLVLGYVVFGLASFAAVFAVNVPMLIAARAVLGVGGAMIMPATLSILRQAFPDRAERRTAIGVWSGVAGSGAVLGPLLGGFLVQEFSWHAAFAINVPVMLAALPLTYWLIPESADPPEGKWDLLSAVLAAGGVLGVAFAIKQTPHGGSMSVLGPAAGLAGVVLLVVFVRRQKRLVSPLLDLALFRRRAFSVAVGSVLLVMLSLVGLGLLFAQYLQLVLALEPMEAALRLLFVMVAAVVGSLVAAPLLRWFEGRAVTVAGFAVVGLALGAAALWLDTAENLWLLGPVLVAVGFGISVALTAASDALLAAAPAEQAGAASAVEETAYELGAGLGVAVLGSIAAGVYTAAFPAVAGVPPHEAELAGRGLTDAAEAASVLPEPVAGQLLEAARGAFVDGMTVALATGFVTFAVAAIAAARLLPKTGVPR; encoded by the coding sequence ATGGGGAGGACAGAGGCGCTGGTGCGCCGTCGCTGGGCGGTGCTCGCGATCCTGTGCGCCAGCCTGCTGCTGGTCTCGATCGACGCGACCGTGCTGCACATGGCGCTGCCCGCGATCGCCGAGGACCTGCGCCCCGACGCCACCGAGCAGCTGTGGATCATCGCGGTGTACTCGCTGCTGGCCGCGCCGCTGCTGCTGGCCTTCGGCACGCTCGGTGACCACTACGGCAGGCGTCGCGTGCTGGTGCTCGGGTACGTGGTGTTCGGGCTGGCTTCGTTCGCCGCGGTGTTCGCGGTGAACGTGCCGATGCTGATCGCCGCGCGCGCGGTGCTCGGCGTCGGTGGCGCGATGATCATGCCCGCCACGCTGTCCATCCTGCGGCAGGCCTTTCCCGACCGGGCCGAGCGGCGCACCGCCATCGGCGTGTGGAGCGGGGTGGCCGGGTCCGGCGCGGTGCTGGGCCCGCTGCTCGGCGGTTTCCTGGTGCAGGAGTTCAGCTGGCACGCCGCGTTCGCCATCAACGTGCCGGTGATGCTGGCCGCGCTGCCGCTGACCTACTGGCTGATCCCGGAGTCGGCGGATCCGCCGGAGGGCAAGTGGGACCTGCTGAGCGCCGTGCTCGCGGCGGGCGGTGTGCTCGGCGTGGCGTTCGCGATCAAGCAGACCCCGCACGGCGGTTCGATGTCCGTGCTGGGTCCGGCGGCCGGGCTGGCCGGTGTGGTGCTGCTGGTGGTGTTCGTCCGGCGGCAGAAGCGGCTGGTGTCCCCGCTACTGGACCTCGCGTTGTTCCGGCGGCGCGCGTTCAGCGTGGCGGTCGGCAGCGTGCTGCTGGTGATGCTCTCGCTGGTCGGCCTCGGCCTGCTGTTCGCCCAGTACCTGCAACTGGTGCTGGCGCTGGAGCCGATGGAGGCGGCGCTGCGGCTGCTTTTTGTGATGGTCGCGGCGGTGGTCGGCAGTCTGGTCGCGGCGCCGCTGCTGCGCTGGTTCGAAGGCCGCGCGGTGACCGTCGCCGGGTTCGCCGTGGTCGGGCTGGCGCTCGGCGCGGCGGCGCTGTGGCTGGACACCGCGGAGAACCTGTGGCTGCTCGGGCCGGTGCTGGTCGCGGTCGGCTTCGGCATCTCGGTGGCGCTGACCGCCGCTTCCGACGCGCTGCTCGCCGCCGCGCCCGCCGAGCAGGCCGGTGCCGCGTCGGCGGTCGAGGAGACCGCGTACGAACTGGGCGCCGGGCTCGGCGTGGCGGTGCTGGGCAGCATCGCCGCCGGCGTCTACACCGCCGCTTTTCCCGCCGTCGCGGGAGTTCCGCCGCACGAAGCGGAACTCGCCGGGCGCGGGCTGACCGATGCGGCCGAGGCCGCGTCGGTACTTCCGGAGCCGGTCGCCGGGCAGCTGCTCGAAGCGGCGCGCGGCGCGTTCGTCGACGGCATGACCGTCGCGCTCGCCACCGGCTTTGTCACCTTCGCCGTCGCCGCCATCGCCGCGGCCCGGCTGCTACCGAAGACAGGAGTTCCACGATGA
- a CDS encoding MFS transporter: MRSGSPRLYGVYLGGLLGPFGAGVVVAMLPELAASYGTSPAGAASSLTVYLVPFAAIMLVSGTLGERWGVVRTLRFAYAAYAATALLALVAPWFWLFLTARGLQGAANAFITPLLLAQLAAVTPRDRLGRALGLFAAMQALGHTTAPLVGGLAAELSWPWAFAGIAVTALALAAAPLPADPAAGERVDWRSVVRPSVVPGVLVLVGWGCLSGLSFLVAFRLEDVFELSSGPRGLALTVFGAAGFLTARLSGAYADRFGPVAALATGLLGGGAVVAVLGLAGSLPVLVAAWAAGGVVAQLISVGTNTLVITRAGAARNGAISVVQALRFLGMACSPLAFTGLYHADPRLAFLVPAAVLVAATPILVRAR; this comes from the coding sequence TTGAGGTCCGGGTCACCGCGGCTGTACGGGGTCTATCTAGGCGGGCTGCTGGGGCCGTTCGGCGCGGGTGTGGTGGTGGCGATGCTGCCCGAACTCGCGGCGAGCTACGGCACCAGCCCGGCCGGGGCGGCCTCGTCGCTGACGGTCTACCTGGTGCCGTTCGCGGCCATCATGCTGGTCTCGGGCACGCTCGGTGAGCGCTGGGGCGTGGTCCGCACACTGCGGTTCGCCTACGCCGCCTACGCCGCGACCGCACTGCTGGCACTGGTCGCGCCCTGGTTCTGGCTGTTCCTGACGGCCCGCGGGCTGCAGGGTGCGGCGAACGCGTTCATCACCCCGCTGCTGCTCGCCCAGCTGGCCGCGGTCACCCCGCGTGACCGGCTGGGCCGGGCGCTCGGCCTGTTCGCCGCAATGCAGGCGCTCGGGCACACCACCGCGCCGCTGGTCGGCGGGCTGGCCGCGGAGCTGTCGTGGCCGTGGGCCTTCGCCGGGATCGCGGTCACCGCGCTCGCACTGGCCGCCGCTCCCCTGCCTGCCGATCCCGCGGCGGGCGAGCGCGTGGACTGGCGCTCGGTGGTCCGGCCGTCGGTGGTGCCGGGGGTGCTGGTGCTCGTCGGCTGGGGCTGCCTGTCCGGACTGTCCTTTTTGGTCGCCTTCCGGCTGGAGGACGTCTTCGAACTCAGCTCGGGGCCGCGCGGGCTCGCGCTGACCGTGTTCGGCGCGGCCGGTTTCCTCACCGCGCGCCTGAGCGGGGCCTACGCCGACCGGTTCGGGCCGGTGGCCGCGCTGGCCACCGGGCTGCTCGGCGGCGGGGCCGTGGTCGCGGTGCTCGGGCTGGCCGGTTCGCTGCCGGTGCTCGTCGCGGCCTGGGCGGCCGGGGGCGTGGTCGCCCAGCTGATCTCGGTCGGCACGAACACACTGGTGATCACCAGGGCGGGGGCGGCGCGCAACGGCGCGATCTCGGTGGTGCAGGCGCTGCGGTTCCTCGGCATGGCCTGCTCACCGCTGGCCTTCACCGGCCTCTACCACGCCGATCCGCGCCTGGCCTTCCTCGTGCCCGCCGCGGTGCTGGTGGCCGCCACCCCGATCCTGGTGCGGGCGCGGTGA
- a CDS encoding alpha/beta hydrolase, whose translation MPGGRGGCQSQHRPSRSTPKEHNEVRRRLTGAALAIALGAAAFTAPAAGAAENPYERGPAPTNSSIEAPTGPFSTAESSVSSLVGGFGGGTIYYPTSTSEGTYGALAISPGFTATQSSISWMGRRLASQGFVVITIDTNTIYDQPASRGDQLLAALDYLTQQSPSTVRSKIDPSRLAVAGHSMGGGGSLEASVKRPSLQAAIPLAPWNTDKTWNTDQVPTFIIGGESDSVAPVASHAEPFYTSLSSAPDKAYLELNNASHFFPNTPNTTQAKYMISWLKRFVDNDTRYEQFLCPGPSKSTLVEEFRSSCPNG comes from the coding sequence ATGCCGGGCGGGCGCGGCGGGTGCCAGAGTCAGCACCGTCCGTCACGTTCCACCCCGAAGGAGCACAACGAAGTGCGCAGACGACTCACCGGTGCCGCCCTCGCCATCGCGCTGGGCGCCGCGGCGTTCACCGCCCCCGCCGCGGGCGCCGCCGAGAACCCCTACGAACGCGGCCCCGCCCCGACCAACTCCAGCATCGAAGCCCCCACCGGCCCGTTCTCCACCGCCGAGAGCAGCGTGTCGAGCCTGGTCGGCGGATTCGGTGGCGGCACGATCTACTACCCGACGAGCACCAGTGAGGGCACCTACGGCGCGCTCGCCATCTCGCCGGGGTTCACCGCCACCCAGTCCAGCATCTCGTGGATGGGCCGCAGGCTGGCCTCACAGGGGTTCGTGGTGATCACCATCGACACGAACACCATCTACGACCAGCCGGCCAGCCGCGGTGACCAGCTGCTGGCCGCGCTGGACTACCTGACCCAGCAGAGCCCGAGCACGGTCCGCAGCAAGATCGACCCGTCGAGGCTGGCCGTGGCCGGGCACTCGATGGGCGGCGGTGGCTCGCTGGAGGCCTCGGTCAAGCGGCCGAGCCTGCAGGCGGCGATCCCGCTGGCGCCGTGGAACACCGACAAGACCTGGAACACCGACCAGGTGCCCACCTTCATCATCGGCGGCGAGTCCGACTCGGTGGCCCCGGTCGCCAGCCACGCCGAGCCGTTCTACACCTCGCTGAGCAGTGCGCCGGACAAGGCGTACCTGGAGCTGAACAACGCCAGCCACTTCTTCCCGAACACGCCGAACACCACGCAGGCGAAGTACATGATCTCGTGGCTGAAGCGGTTCGTGGACAACGACACCCGGTACGAGCAGTTCCTCTGCCCGGGCCCGTCGAAGTCCACATTGGTCGAAGAGTTCCGGAGCAGCTGCCCCAACGGCTGA
- a CDS encoding PAC2 family protein, with protein sequence MSEPEQPNSPHAEPAPEAADDGKPVMVVAFEGWNDAGDAASTAIEHLQLNWDATPLVELNPDEYYDFQVSRPTVRMVDGVTRRVEWPTTRLAVCHPDGFGRDVVLVQGPEPNMRWRAFCAELLEHMEHLQVSTVVTLGALLADTPHTRPVPVTGTAYDGAAAARFGLERNRYQGPTGIVGVLQDACVQAGIPAVSVWAAVPHYVSHPPSPKATLALLHKLEDILDVEIPLGALPEQAEEWQRTVSEMADEDEEIRDYVRSLEERDTELTVDEASGDKIAAEFERYLRRRRPGGLDGPR encoded by the coding sequence GTGAGTGAGCCCGAACAGCCGAACAGCCCGCACGCCGAGCCGGCCCCGGAAGCCGCCGACGACGGCAAACCCGTCATGGTGGTCGCCTTCGAGGGCTGGAACGACGCAGGTGACGCGGCCAGTACCGCGATCGAGCACCTGCAGCTGAACTGGGACGCCACCCCGCTGGTCGAGCTCAATCCCGACGAGTACTACGACTTCCAGGTGAGCAGGCCCACTGTCCGCATGGTGGACGGGGTCACCCGAAGGGTGGAATGGCCGACCACTCGGCTGGCGGTATGCCACCCCGACGGCTTCGGCCGGGACGTGGTGCTGGTCCAGGGGCCGGAGCCGAACATGCGCTGGCGTGCCTTCTGCGCCGAACTGCTCGAGCACATGGAGCACCTCCAGGTGTCCACCGTGGTGACCCTCGGCGCGCTGCTGGCCGACACCCCGCACACCCGCCCGGTCCCGGTCACCGGCACCGCCTACGACGGCGCCGCCGCCGCGCGCTTCGGCCTGGAGCGCAACCGCTACCAGGGCCCGACCGGCATCGTCGGCGTGCTGCAGGACGCGTGCGTGCAGGCGGGCATCCCGGCGGTGTCGGTGTGGGCCGCGGTCCCGCACTACGTCTCGCACCCGCCGTCGCCGAAGGCCACCCTGGCGCTGCTGCACAAGCTCGAAGACATCCTCGACGTGGAGATCCCGCTCGGCGCCCTGCCCGAGCAGGCCGAGGAGTGGCAGCGCACGGTCTCGGAGATGGCCGACGAGGACGAGGAGATCCGCGACTACGTGCGCTCGCTGGAGGAACGCGACACCGAGCTGACCGTGGACGAGGCCAGCGGCGACAAGATCGCCGCCGAGTTCGAGCGCTACCTGCGGCGACGGCGTCCCGGCGGGCTCGACGGCCCGCGCTAG
- a CDS encoding class I SAM-dependent methyltransferase produces the protein MTTTEIRAGWRTPAAFYRLISSPALRAAFGWDLRSRDVRWVRPVEGMTCLEVGSGGGFYTKALAGHLGAGSELIALDPDAGSLEVLRERLTGAPGARMSYQAGDGCALPLPDSSVDALFYGYSLEEFSDPLAAIRDAHRVLRPGGQLVLFLWRPVIGRRRREPVLNLLESTFTRERASAGPQNIRLSYRR, from the coding sequence ATGACCACGACCGAGATCAGGGCGGGCTGGCGCACCCCGGCGGCGTTCTACCGGCTGATCAGCTCGCCGGCGCTGCGCGCGGCGTTCGGCTGGGACCTGCGCTCGCGCGACGTCCGCTGGGTGCGGCCGGTCGAGGGCATGACCTGCCTGGAGGTCGGCAGCGGCGGCGGGTTCTACACGAAGGCGCTGGCCGGGCACCTCGGCGCGGGCAGCGAACTGATCGCGCTCGACCCCGACGCGGGCAGCCTCGAAGTGCTGCGCGAGCGGCTGACCGGCGCGCCGGGCGCGCGGATGAGCTATCAGGCCGGTGACGGCTGCGCCCTGCCGCTGCCGGATTCCAGTGTGGACGCGCTGTTCTACGGCTACAGCCTGGAAGAGTTCAGCGACCCGCTCGCCGCGATCCGTGACGCGCACCGCGTGCTTCGCCCCGGTGGGCAGCTGGTCCTGTTCCTGTGGCGCCCGGTGATCGGGCGGCGCCGCCGGGAACCGGTGCTCAACCTGCTGGAGTCGACCTTCACCAGGGAGCGGGCTTCGGCTGGACCGCAGAACATCCGCCTGTCCTACCGGCGCTGA
- a CDS encoding class I adenylate-forming enzyme family protein, with the protein MPDTWLPGFGPSLDYPEVGVPAILAGSARRFGDRAAFVHDGESLSFRRLGQGAAAFANGLLADGLSPGDPVALRMPNCLAYPVAYYGTLLAGGTFVPVSPLLPEPAAQAQLADAGAVRSITAADVPALCAGQSEAPPEIDHHDHLAHLAYTGGTTGVSKGVELPHRNVVVNCLQYACWATGSVPALDEHGGLVLDQVGSPEEWPTRLGTGIAINLTPWFHAMGTIGGLNVPVLSGTTVVLHSRLDPAAYLADVERLGVTSMGGAPALFAALLACPDIRTRDLSSVRSISSGAAPMPLEMIRRLGELLPGAPILEGYGLTEVTMGATSTPSHRSGLHKAGAVGRPVFDTEVRLASLDGDDTPVPAGERGEVCVRGPQVMRGYHNRPEATAEVLRDGWLHTGDIGVLDDDGYLSIVDRKKDMLLYKGYNVYPRELEELLTALPEVAAAAVVGRPDPAVGELPVAFVVPAKASVSDTEVLDAVNAQVPGYKRVRELRFVPELPVSAAGKILKRALREQLT; encoded by the coding sequence ATGCCCGACACCTGGCTGCCCGGATTCGGCCCGTCGCTGGACTACCCCGAGGTGGGCGTGCCCGCCATCCTGGCCGGATCCGCCCGGCGGTTCGGCGATCGCGCCGCCTTCGTCCACGACGGCGAGTCGCTGAGCTTCCGCAGGCTCGGCCAGGGCGCCGCCGCCTTCGCCAACGGCCTGCTCGCCGACGGCCTCTCCCCCGGCGACCCGGTGGCCCTGCGCATGCCGAACTGCCTGGCCTACCCGGTCGCCTACTACGGCACGCTGCTGGCCGGTGGCACCTTCGTGCCGGTCAGCCCGCTGCTGCCGGAGCCCGCCGCGCAGGCCCAGCTGGCCGACGCGGGTGCGGTGCGCTCGATCACCGCCGCCGACGTGCCCGCCCTGTGCGCCGGGCAGAGCGAAGCGCCCCCGGAAATCGACCACCACGACCACTTGGCCCATCTCGCCTACACCGGCGGCACCACCGGCGTGTCGAAGGGCGTCGAGCTGCCACACCGGAACGTGGTGGTGAACTGCCTGCAGTACGCCTGCTGGGCGACCGGTTCGGTGCCCGCGCTGGACGAGCACGGCGGGCTGGTGCTCGACCAGGTCGGCAGCCCCGAGGAGTGGCCGACCCGGCTGGGCACCGGGATCGCGATCAACCTGACGCCGTGGTTCCACGCGATGGGCACGATCGGCGGGCTGAACGTGCCGGTGCTCAGCGGGACCACCGTCGTGCTGCACTCGCGGCTGGACCCGGCCGCCTACCTGGCCGACGTCGAACGCCTCGGTGTCACCTCGATGGGTGGCGCGCCCGCGTTGTTCGCCGCGCTGCTGGCCTGCCCGGACATCCGCACCAGGGACCTCAGCTCGGTCCGCTCGATCAGTTCGGGCGCCGCCCCGATGCCGCTGGAGATGATCCGGCGGCTCGGCGAGTTGCTGCCCGGCGCGCCGATCCTGGAGGGCTACGGCCTGACCGAGGTCACCATGGGCGCCACCAGCACCCCGTCGCACCGCTCCGGCCTGCACAAGGCGGGCGCGGTCGGGCGCCCGGTGTTCGACACCGAGGTCCGCCTGGCCTCACTCGACGGGGACGACACGCCGGTGCCGGCCGGGGAACGCGGGGAGGTCTGCGTCCGCGGCCCGCAGGTCATGCGTGGTTACCACAACCGGCCGGAAGCCACCGCCGAAGTGCTGCGGGACGGCTGGCTGCACACCGGCGACATCGGCGTGCTGGACGACGACGGCTACCTGTCCATTGTGGACCGCAAGAAGGACATGCTGCTGTACAAGGGATACAACGTCTACCCACGGGAGCTGGAGGAGCTGCTGACCGCGCTGCCGGAGGTGGCCGCGGCCGCGGTGGTCGGCCGCCCCGACCCGGCAGTTGGCGAGCTGCCGGTGGCGTTCGTGGTGCCCGCGAAGGCTTCGGTGTCCGACACCGAGGTGCTCGACGCGGTGAACGCGCAGGTGCCCGGCTACAAGCGGGTGCGGGAACTGCGGTTCGTGCCGGAGCTGCCGGTGTCCGCCGCCGGGAAGATCCTCAAGCGGGCCCTGCGCGAACAGCTGACATGA